In Pseudomonadota bacterium, a single genomic region encodes these proteins:
- a CDS encoding DUF2157 domain-containing protein, whose product MAEGGESTPSSLSASLGRWRDAGLISADQAQAIVTFESAREPATRRGAATRAVALLGGLTLVSGVGSLVAYNWDVFGGAVKLAAIGVLLLLAFAYTLRVRRADGTSTALDVGLVITFGLTLASLALVSQIYAQDGELWVLMFAWSALTAPLMSFARTRFANYLWYAGLAISLLSASNSLYIFVDERLEFSGRVASIAVVLVLGGLTWVLAARFAASLRPGRAAAGGGFYRLHFYLIGLFGSLFSLGSSDGHPILWAIGLVMGGAVLLATPRDVAALRWRSRPTLLALVALGIVLALIPLGLDVRSDYGAFIAFASFVLFWGAVAYVADRSGEGRRARIAVGLLAIRVVVASFELFESLLVTGVVLVSLGACALLWSRLAWSSKPAGETP is encoded by the coding sequence TTGGCTGAGGGAGGGGAATCGACCCCATCGAGCCTGTCGGCGAGCCTCGGACGCTGGCGGGATGCCGGACTGATCAGTGCCGATCAGGCGCAGGCGATCGTCACCTTCGAGTCCGCGCGCGAGCCGGCCACGCGTAGGGGCGCGGCGACCCGTGCCGTCGCACTACTCGGCGGGCTGACCCTGGTCAGCGGCGTCGGCAGCTTGGTGGCGTACAACTGGGATGTGTTCGGCGGCGCGGTGAAGCTCGCCGCTATCGGCGTACTCCTGCTGTTGGCGTTCGCCTACACCCTGCGCGTGCGCCGGGCTGACGGCACGAGTACCGCGTTGGATGTTGGGCTTGTCATCACCTTTGGCCTGACGCTCGCCTCCCTCGCCCTGGTGTCCCAGATCTACGCCCAGGACGGTGAGCTCTGGGTGCTGATGTTCGCCTGGAGCGCGCTCACCGCACCGCTCATGAGCTTCGCGCGCACCCGCTTTGCGAACTACCTGTGGTACGCCGGACTGGCCATCAGTCTGTTGAGCGCATCCAATTCGCTATACATCTTCGTCGACGAACGCCTCGAATTCTCGGGGCGGGTGGCCAGCATCGCCGTGGTGCTGGTGCTGGGAGGGCTCACCTGGGTACTAGCAGCGCGCTTCGCCGCCAGCTTGCGACCCGGTCGGGCCGCAGCGGGCGGGGGGTTCTACCGGCTGCACTTCTACCTGATTGGCCTATTCGGTAGCCTCTTCTCGCTCGGATCGTCGGACGGGCACCCGATCCTCTGGGCTATCGGCCTGGTGATGGGCGGTGCGGTCCTCCTGGCGACGCCCAGGGATGTCGCCGCGCTGCGCTGGCGCAGTCGGCCTACGCTGCTGGCGTTGGTGGCCCTGGGGATTGTGCTTGCCCTGATTCCGTTGGGGTTGGATGTACGAAGCGACTACGGTGCCTTCATCGCCTTCGCGTCCTTCGTGCTGTTCTGGGGGGCGGTCGCTTACGTGGCGGATCGGTCTGGCGAGGGTCGCCGCGCTCGCATCGCCGTCGGCTTGCTGGCCATCCGTGTGGTGGTGGCAAGCTTCGAGCTGTTCGAGAGCCTTCTGGTCACCGGGGTCGTGCTCGTCTCGCTAGGCGCCTGCGCCCTACTCTGGTCGAGGTTGGCGTGGTCGAGTAAGCCCGCCGGAGAGACGCCTTGA
- a CDS encoding GDYXXLXY domain-containing protein has translation MNQLGDSAARPLSPLFLVAALLPLLGFIGSIALAEIGRWGAPAIQIAIEGFDPRDPIRGRYLLYRVSTNAPRAVDGYPAQACAGTPEAGISPVYLLGPDWSTSKCEHTLPVDFVLDDHRYFVQQDKARELERAVRERRASIVIRLSSERRVAVEELVIEPEAGDESAVN, from the coding sequence TTGAATCAGTTGGGCGACAGCGCCGCCCGTCCCCTTTCCCCGCTGTTCCTGGTGGCGGCGCTGCTGCCGTTGCTGGGCTTTATCGGGTCCATCGCGCTGGCGGAGATAGGCCGCTGGGGGGCGCCAGCGATTCAAATTGCCATCGAGGGCTTTGACCCTCGCGATCCGATCCGGGGGCGCTACCTACTCTACCGAGTGAGCACGAACGCTCCCCGCGCGGTGGACGGTTACCCGGCGCAGGCCTGCGCTGGAACGCCCGAAGCTGGGATCAGTCCTGTGTACCTACTGGGGCCGGACTGGTCGACGTCGAAGTGCGAACACACCCTGCCGGTGGACTTCGTGCTCGATGACCACCGTTACTTCGTTCAGCAGGACAAAGCTCGCGAGCTGGAGCGCGCTGTGCGGGAGAGAAGGGCGAGTATCGTGATTCGGCTCTCGAGTGAACGGCGCGTCGCGGTGGAGGAACTCGTCATCGAGCCCGAAGCGGGCGATGAATCAGCGGTGAACTAG
- a CDS encoding helix-turn-helix transcriptional regulator, with product MKFGELLKQARVAREWTQPEACAEIGIEQSYLSKLESGKSVPSEDVYQRLVSVYELDAAALAAALYPAELDRLRSITAVREAILTQSSRADAGRRRWLLGGVVALALGGALIGLAQLGHGGVDQQFTYQSVGVVEGDEPLDALETLDGDSAPELLGRVDERIESFDRYRGPRFIETLPSGGRRAWTLVGGYDAPRVGPYRIALVPGLALLFAGLGCFFVSWRWR from the coding sequence ATGAAATTCGGTGAGTTACTAAAGCAGGCGCGGGTGGCCCGAGAGTGGACGCAGCCCGAGGCATGCGCCGAGATCGGCATCGAGCAGTCGTACCTCTCCAAGCTGGAGTCGGGCAAATCGGTCCCATCGGAGGACGTCTATCAGCGCCTCGTCAGCGTTTACGAGCTGGACGCGGCGGCCTTGGCAGCAGCCCTGTACCCGGCGGAGCTGGACCGTCTGCGCTCAATCACGGCGGTGCGCGAGGCGATCCTGACCCAGAGCTCCCGCGCCGACGCAGGCCGCCGCCGCTGGTTGCTGGGCGGCGTCGTGGCCCTGGCCCTAGGCGGCGCCCTGATAGGACTCGCCCAGTTGGGTCACGGGGGCGTCGATCAGCAGTTCACCTACCAGTCCGTCGGCGTCGTGGAAGGGGACGAACCGCTGGACGCGCTCGAGACCCTGGATGGCGACTCCGCGCCGGAGCTGCTCGGCCGCGTGGACGAACGCATCGAGTCCTTCGACCGCTACCGAGGGCCACGCTTCATCGAGACGCTTCCATCGGGTGGCCGTCGCGCATGGACGCTGGTAGGCGGCTACGACGCGCCACGCGTCGGCCCCTACCGCATCGCGTTGGTGCCCGGCCTCGCGCTGCTCTTCGCCGGGCTCGGCTGCTTCTTTGTCAGCTGGCGCTGGCGCTAG